Proteins encoded together in one Chloroflexota bacterium window:
- a CDS encoding M48 family metallopeptidase: MPRRDDRHSDLRQRVEYWAERLHVPAPHVRVRGMTRKWGSCSTAGTITLATDLGSQDAEFQDFVIAHELLHLRVPNHGKLFKALMTAHVPDWKEHDIAK; the protein is encoded by the coding sequence ATGCCGAGGCGTGACGACAGACACAGCGACTTGCGGCAACGGGTGGAGTATTGGGCGGAGCGTCTCCACGTCCCTGCGCCGCATGTACGCGTCCGAGGCATGACCCGCAAGTGGGGTTCCTGCTCGACTGCCGGCACGATCACCCTGGCAACCGACTTGGGCAGTCAGGATGCCGAGTTTCAGGACTTCGTAATCGCGCACGAATTGCTACACCTACGGGTTCCGAACCACGGGAAGCTCTTCAAGGCGCTCATGACAGCGCACGTGCCCGACTGGAAAGAGCACGACATTGCGAAGTAA
- a CDS encoding DUF4238 domain-containing protein, producing MTADTGKGVETPYSASQRVVFARHGRDMTIATLVTPFKAVLSVSRSVAYEARIATLERRIAELEQRICELERHSNIERGIWKHVSNPKRQHYIPQMLLKHFVDDKNQLWFFEQDTSKTRVEKRNIKSTFRKKNVYTFTNPDGSRDYSTENSLSELESAADPVVCKIVEHARDGKPPSLTLDEREVWDWFFVTLSKRSPDEAAQLISGLLEDEDMQRMYRKRWGMAEAESINREAMGKFLQNEIWPRSFQEKWNKALSSLSGMKLWVTVSSKGQDGLIVGSNPVIRAGGHLNDPGTELILALAHDVAVSFNHKQGGVGELSGEYVHYFNRVVFNQSTKVAGRSKQQLESLRRFA from the coding sequence ATGACTGCTGACACGGGCAAGGGCGTCGAAACGCCGTACAGCGCCTCTCAGCGCGTCGTTTTTGCTCGCCACGGTCGAGATATGACTATAGCGACTCTTGTCACGCCGTTTAAGGCAGTTCTCAGTGTGTCGCGCTCTGTGGCGTACGAGGCACGGATCGCGACGCTGGAACGCCGTATTGCTGAACTGGAGCAACGGATATGCGAGTTGGAGAGGCATAGTAATATCGAGAGAGGAATTTGGAAACACGTGAGCAATCCGAAGCGTCAGCATTATATTCCGCAGATGTTGCTCAAGCACTTTGTGGATGACAAGAACCAGCTCTGGTTCTTTGAACAGGATACATCGAAAACGCGGGTAGAGAAACGGAATATCAAGAGTACCTTTCGTAAGAAGAATGTTTACACATTCACCAATCCAGACGGTAGTAGAGACTATTCCACAGAGAATTCTCTCTCCGAGCTTGAAAGTGCAGCCGACCCAGTTGTCTGTAAGATTGTTGAACATGCACGGGATGGTAAGCCGCCGAGTCTGACACTTGACGAGAGAGAGGTTTGGGACTGGTTCTTTGTGACACTCTCGAAGCGGTCGCCAGACGAGGCTGCGCAGCTAATATCAGGCCTCTTGGAGGACGAGGATATGCAACGGATGTACAGGAAACGTTGGGGAATGGCAGAAGCGGAATCTATTAATCGCGAAGCCATGGGAAAATTCTTGCAAAACGAAATATGGCCGCGCAGTTTCCAGGAAAAGTGGAACAAAGCTCTCTCCTCTCTTAGTGGAATGAAACTGTGGGTAACAGTTTCATCCAAAGGGCAAGACGGACTTATCGTTGGAAGCAATCCGGTCATAAGGGCTGGTGGTCACTTAAATGATCCAGGCACTGAGCTTATTTTGGCCCTCGCTCACGATGTAGCAGTGAGCTTCAACCATAAGCAGGGGGGAGTAGGTGAGTTGAGTGGCGAATATGTCCACTATTTCAACAGGGTCGTATTCAACCAGAGCACGAAAGTTGCTGGGCGTTCAAAGCAACAACTTGAGTCCTTGCGCCGCTTTGCCTAG